A genomic segment from Vespula pensylvanica isolate Volc-1 chromosome 25, ASM1446617v1, whole genome shotgun sequence encodes:
- the LOC122637262 gene encoding mitochondrial fission process protein 1, with product MVNEDKRIDLFRDTPIRYLGYANEVGEAFRHRVPRSVVQLTYVISTGYVLGDVIDKGYRVSQNDRTPFRVKHVVLAIADTLLWQSFASVIIPGFTINRVCVVIQYAQKKTTNLALKNHWIPTIIGLLSIPLLVRPIDYVVEETMNATYRKWFNYYPKSSNDETEDDE from the exons ATGGTTAATGAAGATAAAAGGATCGATCTCTTTCGAGATACTCCTATAAGATATTTAG gtTATGCTAATGAAGTGGGAGAGGCCTTTCGGCACAGGGTTCCAAGATCTGTCGTACAGTTAACTTATGTTATTTCTACCGGTTATGTCTTAGGTGATGTGATAGATAAAGGTTATCGTGTATCTCAG aATGATCGGACACCGTTCAGGGTAAAGCATGTTGTATTAGCCATTGCAGACACTTTACTATGGCAGTCGTTTGCATCCGTCATAATCCCAGGTTTTACTATCAACAGAGTTTGTGTGGTAATACAATATgctcaaaaaaaaacaacgaactTAGCTTTAAAGAATCATTGGATACCAACCATCATTGGTTTATTATCTATACCACTTCTAGTCCGACCTATAGATTATGTTGTAGAAGAAACAATGAATGCTACTTATAGAAAATGGTTCAATTATTATCCCAAATCCAGCAATGACGAAACTGAAGatgatgaatga